Part of the Hippoglossus stenolepis isolate QCI-W04-F060 chromosome 4, HSTE1.2, whole genome shotgun sequence genome is shown below.
tgcacacattcagcgacacacaataataaaaacatgaatatatgaacctgtgtattatttgaatagcttagtattgactgcacaataacagggtagctgTATTTATACATGGCACaaggcccagtttaatataaaacacaattttatacaatatatataatagggggtccctgctccatctctccatcagtttgggggtccttggcctgaaaaacgttgaagacccctggtgTAGATGAAAAAACAGGGTCAGGGACACCGGgtcagaaggtggcggtaataCACTGAAAAGTTGTTAGCCAACCACCATAAaaagcagaagaggaagaagaagagggaagaggtGGAGTGGAAGAGTTAAACCTGAAGAATTTGTTTAATATTGGAGaaggaaaatataaagtattgtttgagtttttaagagAAACCGGTTTAATGAAGAGGATATAAGTTTAAATTAGGgttgggtttttcttttcttttctttttttcttttatttatttgttggtgtttttttgtttgtctgttagttggttttttttatttttatttatgtattttcgCAGACCAAACACTGGGACCCCCACTCCAGAAtagtaggtggcggtaatgcgccTTTAACATTAGGTGCCACCCGccattaaagaagaagaagaagaagaagaagaagaagaagaagaaggggaaacTTTACCTACTTTGTTGTGAATACATCTTGACAAGGCTGTTGACATGTATCATGACGATAAATAAGGTGACTTAGCCACCCAGTATGCGGTTTCCTGACCAGTGAAGAGGAGAGGTCGGTAAGTAACCGTCAAAAGTCGTAAAGTGTCGCCCGGTTACGTTTTGTTCACTACAGATAGGGACAGTAACGTTAAACCCTCCATTGAAAgtgttatgtttatttaattgaacATATACATCTAAAGGATCTTCTCTGATTGTTATAAACCTACCGAGAGGTTACTGTCTTTTTTGGTTATACAGTTGGCTTGTTCTTTTCTAGTTGTGTCTCATTCATGCTGAACGTTTGTTCACTCCTCTCAACATTTGCTAACATTAGCACAAGAAGTGTGGCCCTCAGcgaatcagaatcagaaacactttattgatcccagagGGAAATTGTGTATATAACGGCGTTCATAACAATACTGTAAATTGCCGCTGACTCAGTAATAGTAACTAAGTTAGCTGTTACTTCATGTTCACTTGTTAAGTTGAGTAGTTCAGGTCAGTAACcacatctctctgtgtgttgacgTTATGTCGACAGTAGTTTACCATCTAATAGAAGCTAACTAAATAACTTTCACAACTATCTATTTCAAGTTAAAACCTTAATGTTTATTAGCTAGCGATGCTAACGCTGTGCCCTAGAaacaaaatacaattatttaaagttgtttatGCTGTCACACTTAACGTAGGCACTATTCTGTTAAACCGAGCTGAAGCTTATTTGAGAGCACTGTAAATTAGCTGGAGGTTGGACAGCAGCTGCGGATTTTACTTAATGTCAAAATAAGTTATGTTGTGTGTCATAATTTGTCCTTTTACTCAGTCATATGTGCCCCTCCCTACCCCCGTTAGTTTCCGGCCCAGTGACATTCCATTGACTGGAAAGGGGGACTGAGGAAAAGATAATAGTAGTGTTTTCTACTCGGTATTATAATACATGCCTTCAGCCACTAGGTGTCCTTGCTTTACCAGTTAAACATTGACATTCCCTGTAGATCTACAGCATTTTTGGCTCAATCTCAGTGTTCTATGTTTTGTCAGCAATGATCTGTAGCAGTGAGAGGTTGTGGTGGCCACATCAGTAACTGTCATCACGGCGGGGGACCTTCGAACCTCCGTCTGCAGGGTGGTCATCTATCTCCAAAAGGACATGTCTGGAGAGAGCTGCCTGCCCCAGCAACATTCCCGGTCAGACTCCACCTCCCCagcccctcctctgacctgTTCCAAGTCTAAGACCTGCAGTTATCAAGGAGCGGTCGGCCTGGGCAACAAGTATGTCCGCATTAATGTTGGTGGGGCCCTGTTTTACACCACACTGCAAATACTAACCAGGCAGGACTCCATTCTGAAAGCCATGTTCAGTGGAAAGAAGGAAGTGTTGACTGATAAAAAAGGTAAGCCATCGCTGAACTGCACATGCAAGCTGACTGTTCTATATAGATTGTGACTAAAATCCATTTTATGCTGTTATCTTTCCATAACACAAATCTGTTAACATTAGCACCAAAACTAATATTgccattttaatgttttattaaacatgacttttcacactaaataataataataaaaaacacctCTGCTAGTGATGTTAAAAGTGTTTATGTCAAAATTGTGGTGGAAATTCCTGTTATAACCTAAACACTTTCTGAAATTTATGAAACAatgccaggactctacggtataAATCCTTGCATCTTCCAGTCCTACAGTAACAATAAAATCCTTGTTAatacaaatgagtggattcagtcaacagaaacgctggcGTGCTTTAACTTTTAAAGTGATACTTTTTTAACATATTCGACAAATgtagacattgaaactgtggtgaaagatcatttcatcgtgtattttgctgtgaaccacacGCAACACTGAGACAATAGGCGAGATGTTGATTCTCTTGAAGAGCAGTGAATGCATGGCACATGGAACACCATTCATCCCAGTTCAAGCAGTCTTTTGCATATACGTATAACGTGCATGTTGATATCACGATGATGGTAAATTTGAGATATATTGTGAAGCCTTAGTCAAAGTGACTTTAATATTAATCTGGAAAAAACTTATGTTTACTGAAAACTGCACGTAGTGcaggcatacaaccacagtgcGTTATTTCTACTTTAACAGTATATTCCTTAGCTGCATCCTGATACATTATGTTGTCCTGTCTGACACATGCATTCATGGTATATTTTTGGAATTATGAAATAATTGAAATGACACCAGAAAAAGTCTCACATGATTACATTGTCATGTAATGGagaatgtttgtcaaagatgtttgcTGCCCCAAGACTGCACCAGTGTCTTGGAGGTAACAATATTCACATTCTCATCATGGTCTGTTTCTGTTCAGGTTGGATCCTGATTGACCGCAGTGGGAAACACTTTGGCAGCATACTGTCCTACCTGCGTGACGGCACAGTCACCTTACCCAAAGGCGGTCAGGCTGTTAAAGAGCTGCTGTCTGAGGCAAAGTATTATCTCATCCAGGGCCTGGTGGAGCTTTGTCAAAACACCCTGCAGGTCAGTTACACCCATACTGGCCCATATTTATACAAGGGAGAAAAGGGGATGTAGTGCGAAGCCCCTGGATATTTAGTATATCAGAAGAAGAGTTATTTTGGTTAGTTCTTTTTAGttcaaatattacaaaatatattaagGCTAGTCTGTGAGAAATATTTAGGTTGTGGTGATTTCTTCAACTACCATCACACGGTTGGTATATTGTTGGACAAAAGCCTTCTTGATCACTAtaacaaaattatttaattcaCTATATccagtttccactgtatttttcTACATTATAGTAGAAACTGAATTTCGAGACACAGCGTGGCAGGCTGTACCCCTGTCGAACGTCGAGGGTGCATAACGATGTAGACTCAATATTGTGATGGCTTGGCAATGGTATCGTCCATCAGCCCAACCCTAGTCtatatcaatttttttttttaatttacgtATCTTATCAACTTTTCCTCTTATATCCCACCCCCAGTTttcttgttcagtgagagaaaGTAGCTGAAAAACCTAAAACCAAACTGCTTTTCACTGTCTACCTTTCTCTTTTCAGAGCACACTATGTGAagttacttttctttcttccttctgaCTGacttctcactgtctctctgtccataGTGTGTGAATCTCAATCACGGACACTGGAAGCCATAGATTTGATTGGTTGAGTAGCATCACATGAGATGATTTACAACACATGCAGTTGGTTTCCTGGGCTGCCAAACCAGTGCTATAAAGGCTAGAAAAGCTGCTCTCTCAATGATTTATCACTTTTAGTGCCGCCTATTTGAGACATGAGGTCTAGATATTCAGACATTTGATGAGGTTCGTGCTCAGGGTCTTTTGGATAAGAATCAGACCATTTTCTATGCTGTACATCACGACTATTCAACTTTGATCATGCCTTTATATTTGAGTGTGTAAGTCACGTGtcagcatgtatgtgtgtgtttattcctACATATGCAGCCCCAGGAGGAAAGGACAGAATAAGGGTGAATAGGAGCAGATCAAAACGAGGCTGACCACAGATATACCTTAGTCTTATCATATCACACACATGCCAGCTTTATTTGCAGGCCGTCTTGCGGGCCAAAGCACATTTATCAGGGTCTTAAACTTAGGTAATGGCTTTTAAAGCTTTGAGTGACTTGTCAGAGGACAGGAAACTAAAAAGCTGAGTTTAGGTCGGAGCCATCCTAAAAGGGCATGCAAAATGGCGAAGAAAGAAGTTCTGAGATATTTGTCAAAGGCATCTCTACTCTTTGTTATGAATTCTTAATCCTGACTTATTTTGACTGCATGTAAGAAGCAATTTAAAATTGTGCAATGGTACATTTTATGTAATTATGTATTTagataaaatgttgtatttgagTTTCTACTTAAATGTTGAGAatttaaataatcatttcaGAAGGCcttcattttgtatttcataTAGTTATTTTATTAGTAATGTTTAACAATGATCTAAATAAGAATAATTATCAAAATGTGTCATGgtattatttaaatatgattaaatataCCCAATCCCTAAATGCTATGATACCTTCAACTTTAAGTGTATAATGATTTCTGATTGACAGGGCAATAAAGAGCAGCCCCTGTGTGTTGTACCTGTGGTGACCTCTAGTAAGGAAGAAGAGAGGCTCATCCAATCTTCCTCAAAGGTAAATATGGAAATTCAGAATCTTGAATCAGAGACACTGAAAATATTGTACAAATATTGTTGAACTATTTTTTTAACAGCATCTCCATCAATTTGAGCCCACTGAAGTGCTAATTTATAATGAGAGAAATCAGGATCAGGTCTTTTGTGGAAAATTGTTCTtgataataaaaagataaaatactgtactgtactaATAATACCTGTTCATTTCCTTTAGCAGCTAATTCATTATATGCATTATATATGCTTATTTTTCATATGAATGCACTTAGAGTAGCTTCGGAAACATCACTTAGTTTTGAATCTTCAATCTCTCTACACCTTTATTTAGACCCGTAATTCTGTACTTTATAGAAGCCCCTCGCAGCAGTCACAATTTTAAGTCTCTACAGGGTTTGCACGCCTAGATTTGTGCAGTTTAACACATTCCAGGCAGATCCTCTCAAGCCGACAGTCTGACTGGATGGGAAGCTTCCATCGTCAGGTCTGTCTACAGATGTTTTAGGGGGTTTAATTCTGGGCCACTCTGACAAGGGGCATGCTGTGGGAATATGTTGTGCTAAAAGATAAACTGTTGTCCCAGCCTCAGGTCATGTGCACTTTGAAGCTCTGTCAAGTGACCATTGGGTACTTGGTCACCTCCCTGGCCAACACCATTCTTGCCCACTTACTCAGTTTAGCCAGACAATGAACTCTAGGAATAGACTGGTGATTTCAACATTATTCCCTTCTATAAACATTTGGAAACAGTTTTATTCCCCCTTGGCCTGATCTAtgccatttacatttttttcaggaAGGTCTACAGAGTATACCTAGAGTATATATAGAGAGTATACCGCTttctcatcctgagatatttatcttctttttgttgttttcatttttgcgtctgtagCATGTTGGAAACATCttcaacacacccacttgcttgcggtgaatcctgcggaggatctcctccTGTGTTCTAACATCGGTTCATTCTGctgagtttttactagggggcttGCAAGTGAAACTCTAGAGAAAGTtcggaggctctcacttggacatttgcaatCTCAAGCCCATTTAAATAAAggccttttacatttttcaaaccacttTGAGTGCCTGGACCTGGATTCTTCATGCCATTATTATTTGGACACAAGTTTTCCTAAAATATTTTTGACATATTCCCTTCCATCAGCACCAGTGGTTAAACCTGCTCCCAGCTTCAGCCCTGTGACTTCTTCCCCTTCCCTAAAATGAAATTCAGCAGAAGTGTCACTGTTTTGCCACAGTGGTGCTTGGAGCAGTGTATCACTGCACAAGTTGACTACTTTAAAGGGGACAAATTTAAATTGGGTACAGTTTTTGCTTGTTATAGGCATAGTCTCTGATCTCACCTTGTATTCTGACCTAGGTTGGCTGATGTCAACTTAAAGTTGATTCATAAATGGTACATTTAGATGAATTCTAATACtgaatcttttttcttttctttgttagCCTGTGGTGAAGCTGTTGTACAACAGAAGCAATAACAAGTACTCTTACACCAGGTGAGGAAGCCTTCCTCCTTCGGTCCCACACGTTTCATCATTGATAAAAgattgtcttttttcttctacTACTTTTTGAGCTAATAAAGTCTAATGAGCCACAGACTAGAGTAAACAATGAAGCACTTTGTTTCCTTATGGGTCCACAGTAACTCAGACGACAACCTGCTGAAGAACATCGAGCTCTTCGACAGGCTGTCTCTCAGCTTCAATGGCCGCGTCCTCTTCATCAAAGATGTAATTGGAGATGAGATCTGCTGCTGGTCCTTCTATGGTCAGCGCCGCAAACTTGCTGAGGTGTGCTGCACCTCCATTTTCTATgccacagagaagaaacagaccAAGGTAAGAATTTGGGAAGTCACAATTGCTGTTTATGAAAAGGTAAAGTAGACATATTATATGTATGGCTCTATTTATTTGACATATGCATAACCAGGTTTCTAATCAGCTCAAACCTGCGTTGGAAAATTTATAATCTTGAGCGGTATATTGTCATATATTGAAGATTTTTCTTCACATTGTAGAAATGATATCTGTGTCTCTTGTCGTAGGTGGAGTTTCCAGAAGCTCGTATCTATGAGGAGACTCTAAATACTTTGTTGTATGAGACAATGCCACCGCCTGACAACTCCCTGCTGGAGGCCACTCGTAGAAGCTATAACAACTGTGGCTctctcagtgaggaggaggaagtgtcGGGGGGAGCTGAGCTTCGTGAGCGTGTTCGTCGTATCCATGTCAAGAGGTACAGCACATATGATGACCGGCAACTGGGACACTGAGACTGAAACCCCCAAGCACTGGGCTGATTTGAGCTTTTCACATTAATGAACAAACGTGTGATGATGCCTGTTTATGTCTATTTTGAAATTCTTATTATCTTAGTATCTACCACTACTATCTAAAAGAAGTCAGAGTTATGACATTGATGTAATTACATCTGACTTTTTGACCTATCATAATTTAGGAATTATCAGAGGACTCAAGGCAGATACTTCAAATGTCAAGAGAGTCGTAGCTTTTACTAAGTAAATGTAGTTTATTAGTGGAGGACAAACCACTAACGTGCACTATTTcttagataaaataaaatattgtaaatggactgtatttatatagtgcttttctagtattattgaccactcaaagtgcatTACAGAACAAGTCTCAGTCACCCATTCAAATACATATTCATATCGTGCTTCTAtaagcagcacttttttttaatcattcacacactgcaatTTGGCAGTTTAGtgccttgcccaaggacacttcatcggactggaggagccagggatcaaaccaccgacctgGCTAGTTGAGGATATGTtctgcctcctgagccacatccGCCAACTATGTTATAGCACTTACTATCTGAATAAGCATGTTTTCTATTTGTagattgtatttttcatttacacatttatatttacaacagCCTTTTGTTCGCCCAAGATTTAGTTTTACCAGAATTGCCTCTAACCATGATGCCTTTTTCCAGTTGTAGATAAACGTTCTTGttattcaaaaataattgtttgtcttgttttgtttttagttggCAGGAGTATTTGTGAATTGTAGAGTTGGAAATTGACCATCAGCATGCCAAAAGTAATATGCTCTTATGCATTGCGCACCTCAAAGAAGCAGCAATGCTTGTAGGCAGCAACATTCTATGAGCCGCTGGAGGAACTGGTGTATCAGTTTACAGAGCAATCAAACTTCCCTTTTTTAATGAAGCAGTCAATAATCTTACCTTTTCCATGCATGAGCAAGAATTATATTGTTCATGTTAGACAACAGACATAAAGAAGTTTTTCACATGACAGCGGCAGGTTGGTTACCTTGCAGTGGAGCCGGAGGTGTGGAGCCAGAGGTGTGCAGCCTATTGCCTTAAGCTCCTGACTGTTCTATTACACGCCAACATTTGCATTAACAATCGTTAATTACCAATCTAGGGACAACGTTGCCAATTCAGCATCGAACTTCATTCCTTCACTCACCAAGTTCTGTCTTCAGTGGTGGAAAGCCACACCAATGTTAACTCTTGATTTGTTTCTATTTATATCTCTGATAAACTTCTACTTAAGCTAGCCCCGGCCCGGCTCATCACTGTAGCATCCAGTCTGCCATAAAGAAGTAGCTCTGTTCAGAGGGATAATTGAAACTTCTTGTCTTGTAAATGTAACAatggctgcaggctgcagctctTGGCAAAGGACCATTACCACCATTGGCTCCTGACAAGAAACATACTTAttgcaccttttttaaaaagtgattcCTTGACAAAAAATGCCAAACAAAAGTTctgcattaaaatgttcttatttgGTGGAGGCATTTTTGATAAGCGATAATGTTTAGCTatagacatttttttatctgacaCAACAACAGTAGGAAATTGCACTACCTAATACAGCTCTGAAAGTGGGATAAAAAGATGTGAAATGTAAGCAGTGTTAACCAAATTTCACTCAAAATTAGATAAAATAGCTCCTTTcaataatggtaataataaacattatttacatAGCACAGTTACAAGGTAATAATGACATTTAAggtaacattttaaaagcaagataagcaaatgtgaaatgaagaaatatttaAGATTCTGCTCTGTTTCTATGTCAAAAATCCAATTTAATTAAACTTGGGGCTTCGCCCAACTGAACTCCTCTACAAAAGGTCAGATTTCCATTAAAGCATGCGACATGCAGCTTGGTTTTAATTGTCAAAGGCTTGTTCAAGTAACTTGCAGCCAGTGTTCCCCTCTTATAAATAGGGCCTCAGCAGTTTATTGCTTAAAGTAAGTGAAAGTGTCAGAAGGCAAGTTGTTATTCTTTCTCAATGTCAAATCGTGGCTGTAATAAAGGTTTCTAAGAAGTCATGACACTGGATCTGTTGTATCCAAAGCAGTAGGAGAGAAAATCATGCTGCAGTGTAGCAAACCTTTAGTGAAACATGGTGGCGGGAATATTTAAGTCTGGGGCAGCTTTTTCTACTCACCCACCCTGAAGTGACCACACCCTGAACAAGGAGAGGTACCTCCCCATTCTTAGGTGACATACTGTACCCTCTGGTTTTATCTTTGTGGAGTAGGattcacactgcagcaggacAGTGATGCCAAAAACTCAAAGGTTTTGCAAGATCAACTTGAAGACATCTGTCCTCTGCAGTGCACTGGAGGAAACGGCAGCGGCTATAAATAACTTGGAGGCTCTACAGGTTGCTGTGTGGGATGCTGAGAGGCTGCAGGTTGGGCGGGCCTGGAGGCTCACACTGATTTTCTTCCCTCTTCCATTGATCAGAAGCTCTTTGGAACATTGTCAGTTAATGCTGGGATAGCATGAGTCATCAGGTTTCACAAAAACTCATAGAGACACACCAAATACTTTGATATTTTGAGATCTTTGTACATTGTTCAAAGATTCAAGTGTTTGTCGCTGATATTAAtatctgtaataaaatgatGATTCTTTCTTACAAAAACGAAAACGAATCACCTTGGTGGATCTTGTGAGGAGGGTCACACCAAGGTTGAGAACCACTTCTTTAAGTTGTCCAGTCATCCAAAGGAATTAGCTGCAAGACTTGGACTGTAGCAGAAATCAAACAATGAAAGATTAATGTCCTGCCAACAAATTGAGGCAAAAGGCTTTTTGAGTTGACAATGTTGAATTCAAATTGGATACAGTTTACTGTGGAACAGAAATACCAACTCAACAGATAACTTTGTGATGGTTGCAAGTGCACCCTCAGCCCACATGGCGGCACAAGCAGGACTCCAACGGAGGTTGCGTCATTTACATTGCAGCAGCTCAACCTGCCATCAGCACTGAGAATGAGGAGGATGAGCTTCAGGAGGGATCATCTCTACATCCCTCTGTGTGTGATGGTGCCAAGCTTGTGAATGAAGTCATTAAACAAGAGCGGATTTCGAATGGGCTCATCGGATGCACTTGATGTTTCCTCCAGTTGAGTCCTTCATCTATGTAGAAGAGAGCTGTCAGGATGAGATAGAACCCGTagtgaaaaacacatctgtccTCTGCACTGCACTGGAGGAAACGGCAGCGGCTATAAATAACTTGGAGGCTCTACAGGTTGCTGTGTGGGATGCTGAGAGGCTGCAGGTTGGGCGGGCCTGGATGCTCACACGGATTTTCGTCCCTCTTCCATTGATCAGTGCTGTGAGGAAGGCGGATCCTCTGACGTCGTCGCCAAGCTGCTCGGCTGCGTCAGAGTCCAGCCGAGcgaaggaagaaggagagacgGAATAAAAAAACCGAAACGGACGGAGGGTGTGAAAAGGCCGAGGAGAGCGGACCGAGGCTGCCACGGAGACTGACCTGCGGCCTGCACAGCCGGGCAGACATGGAGGGCTCCACGGAGGAAGAATACAAAGAGAAATTATTATGGAGCGTCAAACGAGAGGTAGGCTGCTGTTTGACGGGCCGCCGCGCGTCACActcattttattgtttgattttctgtCATTATTTCCTTCTAAGTCACGACAGAAAGCGTGGACGTGTTGCTTCAACGTTAAGGCAGATCCCAGTGTTTACATGTTGTGTTGCACTGCATTCTTCTCCGTTTACTAACAAGTTCACCAAAACGGGGCTGAATAAATGGAGCTGCAACTGCATTCAGTGTTTGTTACGTTCATTTGAAAGATGCCTCTTTCAGTACAGGCTGCATTTGTGTCTGCTGCCTCCACCACCAATACTAACATCCACAGCTCAAACAGCGCTCCAGGCATTTTGTTCCTGGTGATGAATGTTTCGCATCTCTCCAGTGAGGAGTAAGACATTACTCCTTTAACCTCTCTACCCACTACCATCCAAATCATCATGCTTCCTTCACAACATGCggtaaaatgtctgtgaaaatgATAGTGACACTGATGGAGACAAGGTGTGGATTACTGCCTACACTTTAATCTGAGTGAGAGCAAATGTGAGCCTGTAGGTACCATCACTAAAGTGGAGAGGACAGGTCGGACTAAAAATATCAGGCCAACAATCCACCAGACAGTCGagcaaaagagaagaaaatgtacAATCCGTGTTGTCTGAACTTTGAGAGTTCCAGACATCACCCTCACGAAGAATCGTGAGTTGTAATTCTGGTCTTCAATTTAACCACAGAATGAACTGGATGTAATCaacatttcatgttttgtgACATGAAATCAGATGCGTTTACCAAAGCTTGTGCTTGTGTGACCTGATATAGCTCTGCAGCTGATGTAAAAAGTCTGTCCTGTTAGGGTAGACAAAGTAAGTGTACTTCACAGTaccaacatttattttgctCTGGACTTTAATGTCAGTGATACACTTCTTGTTCAGCCTTTGACATCTAGTCCaatgaaatgtgtaaataagtTAGCTCTTTTTTCCACTGGGGTACCTGCACATTGGTTTGTGGAACCTTTATGAATTCACTCCCTTTTAGCACCAATTTAATTTTGATTGTTTAGCAGTGTTGTAGCCAACATCCCTTACATGGGGTCAGTGACAAGTCCAAGGAGACTTTGAAGCTGTCAAACCCCCTTTTCATGAGGGTAGAGCTGAAGTCAAAGCTAAGAACAGTAAACACTGCACAATGCCTATCAGTAAGAGAGGAAATCTGTGATGAATCTGAATTACTCAGTACggacacacacagtacagacCACTTTAGAAAAGACTAAAATATGAAAGTAACAAGCAACACAATTTGtctaaatgttgtgtttttttccgaCATGTGTACTCATGAGACACTAAAACAAAGCGATTCTAAGCGTCCCCTAAACTTAAGTCTCAAATAAATCAGAGTCAAAACACTGATAGAGACAAATCATCTCATAAAAGTGTTTAAGTAGTAACTAGAGATATTTATTGTGTAAGGGTGTTTGAGCTGTTTTCCAAAGTACCCACTAGTTGTTGGACCATAAGGGCAGCCACAAGTAACATTTATGTTAATTCATTTTCACTTGTAGCACATTTTGTCATGTAAAATATGCAGACGGAAAAGTTTAGTGGAAGGAGCCAGTGTGAGTGAAGGCTAAATACTTTCCTGTCCTCCTCCGGCCCATCCCTCATTCACCCACAGGTCAGCtcttaaataattaaatcatcACAATGTCTGTGGGGCCAAAAATAGCTGCAGTTCTTAAGACATCTTCAGCAGGCAGGGGGAGCTGTGTTTACCAAACTCCAAACATCAGAGAAAGAATGAGGAACGTTAAATTCATTAACTACTGGGCCATTGGAagctgtgttgatgctctgagCTGCATCTTTAACCACACCTCTGCTCATTATGACATGTGCTTAGGCAGTATACATTCTTTAAAGAAAACTTATTTTCTGCTTtatacttttaaatgtaaattttcaTCACATGTcaatacatatttttctttgtgtcatgttTGAATTTTTACCATattgttccaaagtgtcagtGATTGGTCACAGTTCATCCATTAATGCTGGTCAGTAGCCAATGCCCTCGGGAATTCTAAAGCAGAGTGACCTGGATGGAAAGATAGTGTTTGAACAAAGGCGTTTAGCTCCTGGTCCaaagctcctgtctctttaagcaGCACTCAGCTATCTCAGTATTGCT
Proteins encoded:
- the tnfaip1 gene encoding BTB/POZ domain-containing adapter for CUL3-mediated RhoA degradation protein 2, which codes for MSGESCLPQQHSRSDSTSPAPPLTCSKSKTCSYQGAVGLGNKYVRINVGGALFYTTLQILTRQDSILKAMFSGKKEVLTDKKGWILIDRSGKHFGSILSYLRDGTVTLPKGGQAVKELLSEAKYYLIQGLVELCQNTLQGNKEQPLCVVPVVTSSKEEERLIQSSSKPVVKLLYNRSNNKYSYTSNSDDNLLKNIELFDRLSLSFNGRVLFIKDVIGDEICCWSFYGQRRKLAEVCCTSIFYATEKKQTKVEFPEARIYEETLNTLLYETMPPPDNSLLEATRRSYNNCGSLSEEEEVSGGAELRERVRRIHVKRYSTYDDRQLGH